TCTCTGCCGTCAAATCGGCATCAGATCGGGCCGGGATCCCTGTCTGCGGCTTCAACGGGGACGCGGACCTCTCTCTGATCGACCCTGCCCAGCGGGAGGCGTATCTGGCCTTTCTGCACCGCTCTCTGGAGGCGGCCCGGTTCCTGGGCGCCTCCGGCGTCACCGTCCACTCCAACGGTCTGGGGCTGGGGGGCGTGGTGCTGGCGCCCCGGGAGGACCTCTCCCACACGGTGAAGCTCTGCTCCCTGTACGCGGGCCTTGCCGCCAGCGCCCGCCTGGCGGAGGAGGCAGGCGTCACCCTCTATCTGGAACCGCTGAACATCTCCACAGACCACCCCGGTAATTTTCTGCGGGACACGCAGACGGCGGCGGAGCTGGTACGCCTGATCGGCTCTCCCCGCCTGAAGGTCCTGTATGACATCTACCACATGCAGCTGAACGAGGGCCGCCTCTGCGACACCATCCGGCAGTACGCCGATACCTTCGGCCATGTCCACGCGGCAGACGCCCCTGGCCGCCGTGAGCCCGGTACCGGGGAGATCGCCTTCCCCCGGGTCTACAAGGCGCTGGAGGCCGCCGGCTACACAGGGCTGGTGGGCTATGAGCTGTTTCCCGCCCGCTCCACCCGGGAGGCTGTAAAGGCCATTCTGGACGCCGGCTGACACGTTGACCGGTACCCCCTGTATTCTGCGAAAAAGGACGGATCCAACAAGATGCACTCCATAAAAATCGCTCTCTCCCGCTATGGCTGGTTCACTGCCGGGGTCCTGCTGAACGCCTTCGGCGTGGCCCTGATTACCAAGGCCGCGCTGGGGACCTCCCCCATCTCCAGCCTGCCCTATGTGCTGAGCCTCCGCTTTCCCGTCACGCTGGGACAGTTCACTTTTTTGATGAATATGCTGTTCATTCTGGCGCAGGTCCTGCTGCTGCGGAAGGACTTCCGTCCCGTTCAGCTCCTACAGGTTGCTGTGAATGTGGTGTTCAGCCTGTTCATTGATGTGAGCATGGGACTCCTCTCCTGGATGGAGGTCGGTGTGCTGCCCATGCGGCTGCTGGCGCTGGCCGTGGGCTGCGCCGTGCTGGGCTTCGGCATCAGCGTCGAGGTGGCGCCCCGGGTGCTGATGGTCCCCGGCGAGGGGATCGTCCAGGCCATCGCAGTCGTCACCGGCCGACAGTTCGGCAATGTAAAGACGGCTTTCGACGCCACGCTGGTGTCCACAGCCCTGCTCCTCTCCCTGCTCTTCTTCCATCAGCTCCAGGGCCTGGAGATCGGCACCATTTTTTCCGCACTGGCGGTTGGCCGGTTCGTGAACCTCTATAACCGGAGACTGCCGCTGATCTCCCGCATCTCCGCCCTGGGTGCAAGAACCTGAAAAATCAGTGTTGCATCCCTTCCGTTGTTATGGTATATTAGCAGATAAGTAAGTTGGCCTGCCGGCCAGGAAGGATCTGTGAACCCGCGTGGACGAACCTCCGTTGCCCACCCATACATACCGAGGTGTCTTTCAGAAGGACAGTCTGCCCCAAGGGGTGAGACTGCCCTTTTCGCGTTTTGGGCCTCAGGGATCCGCTGATTTTTTTGAGGAGTGATGATTTTTCCCATGGACAGTTCCACTATATCAATGACCGTGGCCATCGTCCTGCTGGTGATGATGTCGGCCTATTTCTCCGCCACGGAGACCGCCTTCTCCTGCCTGAACAAGATCCGGATGAAGAGCCGGGCGGAGTCCGGCGACCACCGGGCTGCTCTTGCCATGGACCTGGTGGAGGACTATGACCGGCTGATCTCCACCATCCTCATCGGCAACAACATCGTGAACATCACCGCCTCCACTGTGGGCACAGTGCTGTTCACCAAGCTGTATGCGGCTTACGGCCCCACCGTCTCTACGGTGGTGTTGACGCTGGTGGTGCTGATCTTCGGCGAGATTTCCCCCAAGAGCCTGGCCAAGGAGCACGCGGAGAGCTTCGCCATGTTCTCCGCGCCCATCCTGCGGGTGTTTCTGCTGGTCCTGCGGCCACTGAACTTCCTGTTCTCCCAGTGGAAGCGGCTGCTGAACATGATCTTCCACCCCTCTGAGGACCAGGGCATCACGGAAGAGGAACTAATCACCATGGTATCCGAGGCGGAGAACGAGGGAGGTCTGGACCAGCACGAGAGCCAGCTGATCCGCTCCGCCATCGAGTTCGGCGACCTGGAGGCCGGGGACATCCTGACGCCCCGGGTGGACATCGTGGCGGTGGAGGACTCTGCCTCCATGGAGGAGATCGCCGCCGTGTTCGCTGAGAGCGGCTACTCCCGCCTGCCGGTGTACCACAAGGACGTGGATGACATCGTGGGCGTGATCCATGAGAAGGACTTCAACGCCGCCCGCTACCGGGGCCAGGGCAACATCTCCGGCTGCATCACGCCGGTCCACTATACCACCGCCAATGCGGACCTGGGCCTGCTGCTGCGGACGCTGCAGAAAAAAAAGACCCACATGGCCATCGTGGTGGATGAGTACGGCGGCACCGAGGGCCTGCTGACCATGGAGGACATCCTGGAGGAGCTGGTGGGCGAGATCTGGGACGAGCACGATGAAGTGGTGGAGTCCTTCCGCAAGCAGAGCGACGGCAGCTTCCTGGTGGCCGCCGGCGCCGACCTCTCCGACTTGTACGATCTGTTCTCCATCAAGGGGGACTGCGACGCCAGCACCGTCTCCGGCTGGGTGATCGACCAGCTGGGCCGCCTGCCCCTGGTGGGGGACCACTTCCAGGCGGAGGGCCTGGACGTCACTGTGACCATGGTGGACCACCGCCGGGTGCTGGAGGTTCGGGTGGCCGTGGCGGCGGAGGCGCCGGAGACCGCGGAGGGCGCGGCACAGCACTGACCGGACGAACCCGCCGCCCGTCCCGCCAGAGCCCCGGCGGGACGGGCGGCTCCCTCATTTGAAACCGGAGGTCTTATGTACGTCTATTCCCTGGGACAGTGGCTGCTGTTCTTCTTTCTCTACTGCTTTCTCGGCTGGGTGTGGGAATCCTGCTACGTCTCCGCCAAGCGGCGCCAGTGGGTGAACCGTGGCTTTCTTCACGGCCCCATGCTGCCCATCTATGGCACCGGCGCCGTCATCATCCTGCTGGCCACCATCCCCGTGCGGGACAGCCTGTGGCTGGTTTTCCTGCTGGGCATGCTGGCCGCCACGGCGCTGGAGTATGTCACCGGTGCCGCCATGGAGGCCCTCTTCAAAGTCCGTTACTGGGATTACTCCAAGCAGCCCTTCAACCTCAACGGCTATATCTGCCTCACCAGCTCCCTGGCCTGGGGCGCCTTCTCCATCCTGCTGGTGCGGTTTCTGCACCCGCCTGTGGAGGATCTGGTGCTGCGGCTGCCCGCCTTCCTGGTGGATCCTCTGGCGTTCCTGCTGACCATCGCCGTCACCGTAGACGCAGTCCGGTCCTTCCAGGCCGCCATGGACCTGCGGGAGGTCCTCACCCGCCTCACGGAGGAGAACGAGGACCTGCGCCGCCTTGCCAAGCGGGTGGAGGTGATCTCCGCCTTTGCGGAGGAGGACCTGCGCCGCTTCCGGGAGCGCACGGAGGTGGAGCGGCTGCTCCGGCAGGAGCGCTGGGAGGACACCCGCCGCCAGATTCAGGAGGCCTATGCCAAGGGCGCCCGACGCCGCCAGGCCCAGCTGGAGGAGTCCCTGCGCCGCCGGACCGATGCCAAGCTGACGGCCCTTGCCAACATCCAGGAGGCTCTGGAGGCCTACCGGGACCGGCTGGCAGTTGCCAGGGACCTGACAGAGGAGTCTCTGGAGGCCCGCCGGGCGGAAGTCCAGCAGCTTTTGGACCGACTCCGGGACCGGGAAGCTTCCATCCGCGCCCGCACCGCCAGGCGTTATCGCCAGTCCCTGCGCATCCTGCGGGGCAACCCCTCCGCCAGCGCCAAAGCCTTTGCCGAGGCCCTGGAGTCCCTGCGGAAGCTGGGGGATCGCCGGGAGGGGAGGACGGCGAATGAGGAAAGCCGGCGCAGCAGCCCCTGCTCTGCAGAGCGGTCGTTGGTTCCATACGGAGCGGACGTCCCTTCTTTTCGTGTCCCCTTATAGCAATTCTCCATCTCTGTCTGAACCGACGATCTTATACAAACAAAGCGGCACAGCCTTCGGCTGTGCCGCTTTGTCGATCAGGATGGCAGCGTGGACTTGTTCTCCGCAGCGGGCGGGTCCGCGGGGAAATCCAGAATCCGCCGGATGCACAGGGCATAGACTGCGATGCTCACCACCGGCCCCGCGATGTCGGAGATGGGTTCCGCATAGAATGCGGCCCGGGCGCCGAATACCGCCGGCAGGGCAAACAGGGCGATAAAGTACACCGCCTTCCGGAAGGCGGACAGGGGCAGGGCCAGCTGTACCTTTCCCATGCCGGTGAATCCGTCCACAATGGCGTACTGCAGCCCCAGGGGGATCAGGGCCAGGGTGCAGATGTGGATGGCGGAGAGGGCCTCCGCTGCCAGCTCCGGCTCCGTGGTGAAGAGGCGCACGAAGAGAGCTCCCCCCAGACGGGCCAGCAGAAACAGGGCCGTCACATAGGCCACGCACAGTCCGGCGATGAATGCCTGGGCCTTCAGGATCCGGTCCCGCCGCCGGGCGCCGTAGTTGTACGCCAGGATGGTGCCTGTGCCGGCGGAAATGCCTCCCAGGGGCATGGTCACCACCAGCATGAAGCTCTGGGCGATGGTGGCGCAGGTCACCAGACGGTCTCCCAGCTCCGCCCCGCCATAGGACTGGAGGATGGCGTTCATGGAGATAATCATGATGTTGTCCACGCCGATGATGAGGAAGGGCGTCATGCCCACCGCCAGGATGCGGAGCATCAGCCGCCCGTCGTAACCGCCGAAAGTGATGGCGATGGGCACAGACTTGCCGAAGAGGAACCGCAGTACATAGAGGCAGCTAACCAGCTGAGAGAGGACCGTGGCCACGGCAGCCCCAGCCACCCCCATGTCAAAGAGAAAGATGAACACCGGGTCCAGCACGATGTTCAGTGCCGCCCCCAGCATGACGGAGATCATGCCCTTCCGGGCGTAGCCCTGGCAGATGATGAACTGGTTCAGCCCCAGAGCCAGCAGGTTGAACACCGTCCCGCAGAGATAGACGGTGAAATAGGTATTGGCGTAGCCGTAGGTGGCATCGCTTGCGCCGAAGGCCATCAGCATGGGCTGGCGCAGGGGGAACACCCCCGCCATCAGCGCCACGGAGCAGACACACAGCATCAGAAAGCTGTTGGAGAGGATCCGCCGGGCCTCCTCCGTTTTACCCGCCCCCATGCGGATGCTCATGAGCGGCGCGCCGCCCACGCCGATAAGAGAGGCGAATGCGCCGATCAGCGTCACCACCGGCCCGCAGACCCCCACGCCCGCGAGAGCGGTCTCCCCCACCAAGGGGATGTTGCTGATGTAGATGCGGTCCACGATGCTGTACAGCACGCTGACGAACTGGGCCAGCATACTGGGTATGGCGATCCGCAGCACCAGGGGCCGGATGGCGTCCGTGCCCAGATTGTTCTCCAGCTTCATAGCAGGTCTCTCCCAAAACACACAAAAATCGGGCTGTCCGCACCGGACAGCCCTCTCATTATAAAGACACGGGATTCAGTTTGCAACCCCCGATTCGCCCCGGAGGATAGCGGAGAGCTGTTCGCACAGTGCGGCGGCCTGCCCACTGCCAAAATAGCCGATACGGACCACCCGGCCGTTGACCCTGGCTTTGCCGGTGCCGTTGGAGACGGAAAACTTCCGCTCAAGGTCCCCGCTGGCATCCAGATCCACGATGATGTCGCCGATCTCCGAAATAACGTCTGCGACTGTCAGTGTATCCCAGCAGAAATGATAGGTGTACTGATCCAACAGCTCCAGGATTGCCTCTGCCTGTTCGCTGTCCGCAGAGACAGTATAGCTCTCAGAGTCTGTCTGGCTCTGCCCGTCTCGCACATCGAGGGTGACCAAAAAGCCGTAAAAATCCTCGCCCTCCAGATCCACCGCATCCCCGATGGAGCGGGGCCACAGCATCCAGGCTGCAAAGGCCAGGACGGCCGCCGCCAGTAGGACCAGTACCACTCGCTTCACGCTTCGGGCCATGAAATCCCTCCTCTGCAAATAGGGCCGCCGGGGCTCAGCCGCACTTGCGGACGCTGCCCAGCAGGGTCTCCAAAGCCATCAGCCCCACCAGCACAGCCAGCGCCGCCAGCAGGATCAACAGCCACTTCCACTTGCCGCGGATCATCTCTCCGCCCCCTCGGTCTTGTTTTTTCCAACATAACATAGGCCATGGAATTTGTCCATACCGCGTCTGAAGGCAGGCACTCAAATTCCCCGCAGGTCAAAGGCCGGGGTGTACTCCTCCCTGGCCGACGTCCGCTCCTGGGTGTAGCCGTCGGT
This DNA window, taken from Dysosmobacter welbionis, encodes the following:
- a CDS encoding HlyC/CorC family transporter translates to MDSSTISMTVAIVLLVMMSAYFSATETAFSCLNKIRMKSRAESGDHRAALAMDLVEDYDRLISTILIGNNIVNITASTVGTVLFTKLYAAYGPTVSTVVLTLVVLIFGEISPKSLAKEHAESFAMFSAPILRVFLLVLRPLNFLFSQWKRLLNMIFHPSEDQGITEEELITMVSEAENEGGLDQHESQLIRSAIEFGDLEAGDILTPRVDIVAVEDSASMEEIAAVFAESGYSRLPVYHKDVDDIVGVIHEKDFNAARYRGQGNISGCITPVHYTTANADLGLLLRTLQKKKTHMAIVVDEYGGTEGLLTMEDILEELVGEIWDEHDEVVESFRKQSDGSFLVAAGADLSDLYDLFSIKGDCDASTVSGWVIDQLGRLPLVGDHFQAEGLDVTVTMVDHRRVLEVRVAVAAEAPETAEGAAQH
- a CDS encoding YczE/YyaS/YitT family protein, producing the protein MHSIKIALSRYGWFTAGVLLNAFGVALITKAALGTSPISSLPYVLSLRFPVTLGQFTFLMNMLFILAQVLLLRKDFRPVQLLQVAVNVVFSLFIDVSMGLLSWMEVGVLPMRLLALAVGCAVLGFGISVEVAPRVLMVPGEGIVQAIAVVTGRQFGNVKTAFDATLVSTALLLSLLFFHQLQGLEIGTIFSALAVGRFVNLYNRRLPLISRISALGART
- a CDS encoding MATE family efflux transporter, whose protein sequence is MKLENNLGTDAIRPLVLRIAIPSMLAQFVSVLYSIVDRIYISNIPLVGETALAGVGVCGPVVTLIGAFASLIGVGGAPLMSIRMGAGKTEEARRILSNSFLMLCVCSVALMAGVFPLRQPMLMAFGASDATYGYANTYFTVYLCGTVFNLLALGLNQFIICQGYARKGMISVMLGAALNIVLDPVFIFLFDMGVAGAAVATVLSQLVSCLYVLRFLFGKSVPIAITFGGYDGRLMLRILAVGMTPFLIIGVDNIMIISMNAILQSYGGAELGDRLVTCATIAQSFMLVVTMPLGGISAGTGTILAYNYGARRRDRILKAQAFIAGLCVAYVTALFLLARLGGALFVRLFTTEPELAAEALSAIHICTLALIPLGLQYAIVDGFTGMGKVQLALPLSAFRKAVYFIALFALPAVFGARAAFYAEPISDIAGPVVSIAVYALCIRRILDFPADPPAAENKSTLPS
- a CDS encoding hydroxypyruvate isomerase family protein → MKLRRSACIDTLYLELPFLDRFQAAKEDGFDAVEFWSWADRDLSAVKSASDRAGIPVCGFNGDADLSLIDPAQREAYLAFLHRSLEAARFLGASGVTVHSNGLGLGGVVLAPREDLSHTVKLCSLYAGLAASARLAEEAGVTLYLEPLNISTDHPGNFLRDTQTAAELVRLIGSPRLKVLYDIYHMQLNEGRLCDTIRQYADTFGHVHAADAPGRREPGTGEIAFPRVYKALEAAGYTGLVGYELFPARSTREAVKAILDAG
- a CDS encoding putative ABC transporter permease, encoding MYVYSLGQWLLFFFLYCFLGWVWESCYVSAKRRQWVNRGFLHGPMLPIYGTGAVIILLATIPVRDSLWLVFLLGMLAATALEYVTGAAMEALFKVRYWDYSKQPFNLNGYICLTSSLAWGAFSILLVRFLHPPVEDLVLRLPAFLVDPLAFLLTIAVTVDAVRSFQAAMDLREVLTRLTEENEDLRRLAKRVEVISAFAEEDLRRFRERTEVERLLRQERWEDTRRQIQEAYAKGARRRQAQLEESLRRRTDAKLTALANIQEALEAYRDRLAVARDLTEESLEARRAEVQQLLDRLRDREASIRARTARRYRQSLRILRGNPSASAKAFAEALESLRKLGDRREGRTANEESRRSSPCSAERSLVPYGADVPSFRVPL